The segment ATAGTTATTGATGATAATTCTAAAGATAGAACTTATGATATTGTGAAAACACTTTCCCAACAAAATAGCAAAATAAAGATTTTTAAAAAGAAAGGATTAAAAGGAAAAGCTCAGTCAATAAATGAAGCAATAGAATATGTGGAGGGAGATGTGGTATTATTTTTAGATGCTGATACGTTATTAACTAATAATTTTTTAGAAGAACACATTAAATATTTTTCTAATGAAAAAGTTGATATGATATATGTTGATTTTGAATCATATAATTATAAAAATGAAATAATATATGATCATCAAGAAATATATTTTGAATTTGCTAGAAATATATTATATTCTAATTTATTTTCAAAAGCTGTTTTTATGGGTAATGGTGTATTTATAAGAAAAGAAATTTTAAATAAAGTTCTTCCACTTAAAGGTGAAACAGTTGTTGATGATGTGAATTTGTATATTAAATTAAATCAGATTGGAATATCTCAAAGATTTATTTTAGAGCCAAAAACTAAAATTCAATATACAACAAATTATAAGGACTTATTTTTTCAACATAAAAGATGGTATGTTGGGGGATTAACAGAATTATTTGAATTTTTTATTAATGGTAATTATAATTTATTTGGAGTAATTTTTTTAATATTATTTATTATATTTTTCCCAATAGGTATTGTTGTTAGTTCTGTATTTAAAGGATACTATCTTTTAAAATATTTATTTAATTTTCTTATTATAATATATGGAATTGTTATTGGTACAATGTTATTAAACAGAAACATTCATTGGAATAAGTATTTAATTAATTCATTAATTACAATACCTTTTTTGATAATATTTGAATATATAGTATTATTATATTCTTTCTTATCATTAGGAAATAAAAATAATAAATGGTATAAAGTAAAAAGAGAAAAAATATAATGGCCATAACTGGCCATTATATTCTAGATATTTTACCAAAATTTGTATTTTTAACAAATCCAGCAATTAATAATAAGAGAATTATATAAAAGAACTCAAAGAAATTATTCTTTAAAGTTACCCAAAATGGTACTTTGTCTAATAATAATTTTATAGCTATAGAAAATGAAAATCCTTCTAGTCCTCTTAAAAGAATTCTTTTCATAAGGAATTTATAAAAATATGATTCTCTTGTATATCCAAAAGATAAAATCATTGATCTAAATCTACTATCAAATTTATCTTTTGCAGTAATAAAAGTTCTAACATAAAAAATAATTAATGTAATGTATAATAGAAAATTAGATATTTTTGTAAATTCCAACTTTAAAATATTCAGCACAATAATCAGCAGTGTGAATATGTATATATTCATGAATTCAAAAAAATATGGGATTTTTTTATTAGTAATTATATAGTATTGAGCAATAAAAAAGGCTATAAAAGAAGCTATAAAACATTCAAAAAATATATATGCAAAATAATACATATATTACTCCTCTCTGTTATCTTTTATGTCTTTTTTTGATTCAACATCAGCTTTTGCTTCAAAAAGTGTAGAAACTGATCCTAAAACACCTATAATGTCATAAGGTATAAATACCTTTGAAGCATTACCGTTGGCAATATCTTTAAGAGCTTCTAAATATTTAACAGTTAATAAGTCTTTAGTTGGATTACCTTCATGTATAGCGTTAAATACATTAATAATTGCTTGAGCTTGACCTTTCGCTTCAACTTCATATTTATATTTTTGTGCTTCAGCAACTCTTTTGACTGATTCTGCTTGACCTTCAGCTTTTAATATAGCAGAACGTTTATCTCCTTCAGCTCTTAATATAGCAGCTTGTTTATAACCTTCTGCTTCAAGAACAGCTGCCCTCTTCATTCTTTCTGCTTTCATTTGTTTACTCATTGCTTCCATGATATCATTTGGTGGATCTATCTTCTTTATTTCAACTCTTGTAACTTTAACTCCCCATTTATCAGTAGCTTCGTCTAATACTTGTCTTAATCTAGTGTTAATCATTTCTCTTGAGGTTAAAGTTTGATCCAATTCTAATTCACCAATTACATTTCTTAAATTTGTTTGAGCTAATTTAATAGCAGCAACTTCAAAATTATTTACATTATATATAACTCTAAATGCTTCGGTAACTTCATAATAAATAACTGCGTCAACAGTTACAATAACATTATCTTTTGTAATAACTTCTTGTGGAGGAACATCTATTACTCTTTCTCTCATATCAACTTTAATTAATCTGTCAAGAAAAGGTATAATAAACTGTAAGCCGGGTTGAGCTTCTCTATGGAATTTACCAAGTCTTTCGACTAATCCTTTTTCGTATGGTCTTATAATTTTCAAACTAGTTGCAGCTAAAAACAATAAAAATAATGCAAGAATACCATAATAATACATATAAACTCCCCCTTCTTATAATTGTTTTTTTACAATGAGAATATTTGATTCCCTTTTTAAAACAATTATTTTATCTCCTTTATTTATTTTTTCTTCTTCTGAATAAGCTTTCCATTCTTCACTAAATACCTTAACAATTCCAGAATTCTCATTATCAAAATCAGTTAAAGCTATTCCGTTTTTTCCTACTAACTCATCTAGATGAATAAGCTTAGTGTTTTTTGGTTCTAACCATTTTTTTGCAATTTTTTTAGAAAATAACCACAATAAAGCTGATAATATGATAAAAATTGTAGAAGTGATGAATTTATTTGTAATAAAAGTACCTAAAATAGATGAAATAAAAGCACTTATTCCAAACCATAAAAAAAAGAATGAAGGAGTTAAAATTTCTAATACTACAAAAATAAT is part of the Marinitoga litoralis genome and harbors:
- a CDS encoding SPFH domain-containing protein codes for the protein MYYYGILALFLLFLAATSLKIIRPYEKGLVERLGKFHREAQPGLQFIIPFLDRLIKVDMRERVIDVPPQEVITKDNVIVTVDAVIYYEVTEAFRVIYNVNNFEVAAIKLAQTNLRNVIGELELDQTLTSREMINTRLRQVLDEATDKWGVKVTRVEIKKIDPPNDIMEAMSKQMKAERMKRAAVLEAEGYKQAAILRAEGDKRSAILKAEGQAESVKRVAEAQKYKYEVEAKGQAQAIINVFNAIHEGNPTKDLLTVKYLEALKDIANGNASKVFIPYDIIGVLGSVSTLFEAKADVESKKDIKDNREE
- a CDS encoding glycosyltransferase → MEIFFLSVIFSIVFQLMGKYLNLYRTFIAKKNISEKKLKVSIIIPTYNEEEVIEESIKSILENTYSNFEIIVIDDNSKDRTYDIVKTLSQQNSKIKIFKKKGLKGKAQSINEAIEYVEGDVVLFLDADTLLTNNFLEEHIKYFSNEKVDMIYVDFESYNYKNEIIYDHQEIYFEFARNILYSNLFSKAVFMGNGVFIRKEILNKVLPLKGETVVDDVNLYIKLNQIGISQRFILEPKTKIQYTTNYKDLFFQHKRWYVGGLTELFEFFINGNYNLFGVIFLILFIIFFPIGIVVSSVFKGYYLLKYLFNFLIIIYGIVIGTMLLNRNIHWNKYLINSLITIPFLIIFEYIVLLYSFLSLGNKNNKWYKVKREKI
- a CDS encoding NfeD family protein — translated: MSEWQFWLVLGIIFVVLEILTPSFFFLWFGISAFISSILGTFITNKFITSTIFIILSALLWLFSKKIAKKWLEPKNTKLIHLDELVGKNGIALTDFDNENSGIVKVFSEEWKAYSEEEKINKGDKIIVLKRESNILIVKKQL